The Ptychodera flava strain L36383 chromosome 3, AS_Pfla_20210202, whole genome shotgun sequence region GTAACTACTGCCCTGAAGGCAGCTACATACCCATACCCTGTCCAGAAGGTACCATATCCAGTGGTGAGGGAAACAAGAACATCACTGACTGCAAGCCTTGCCCACCGGGTAGATACTGCACTCCAGACAGCTCCCAGACAGGTATGAGAGTGCTAATTCATTGAGCATGTTGACCCAACTCTTGTGCATGTTAGAATATCATTTATAGTGTAGGGGATGGTGGGAGTAGAAGTTTGGGGTGatatataaaacactgtgtgtTTCACTATCTTGCAATTCAAAAGATGTTCCATTTATTGGTATCAGCACAAAGAACAAATACCAACTAACATAATTATTTCTACTCATGATgtaatttggtaatttttttccctctttCCTAGAAAGCCGGTTTTCTTCTTCAAAGGCTATCAACTTTTACACACCAGATTGAATTTAAATTTCTTACCTGTGTTTTATTGATTTCTTACGTGTGGTGTCAGTAGCCTTCCGGATGCATAGAAATAGAGATATTTACATTGTTTTTTTCGACATCCTTTTGTAATTTGATATTGTCCATGATAATAGAACACAGTCAAGTAACACCTACCACATCTTATCTTATTCCTCCCGTCACAGGTAACACCCTACCCTGCTATGCCGGCTACGTGTGCACTGGTGGGTCCAGTGTACCCAATCCCACCGACAACATCATGGGCTACATCTGCCCGGAGGGTAACTACTGCCCCAACGGCACATCCATTGAAATTCAGTGCGACAAGGGAAGCTACGCACCCAGAATCGGTATGGGCGAGTGTGACGAATGCCCAGCGGGAACAACTTGTCCAAATAAGGGAATGAACGTTACCGTGCCCTGCCCCTCTGGATTCTACTGTATGGCAAACACTACGGATAATGGTGAACCGTGTCTTCCAGGTGAGGTGTCTTAAGTCGGATGTGACTGGGGTGCTGCAACATCGTATGTCTTGTTCATTAAGTGTTCAAATATGATcatcttgtttcaaattttttaaaatgacttTGTTATACAAGTATTCCTACACAGAAATACCTGCATTTGCTACAAGTAATATGTGTTTGCAGATGTTGCCACTTCAGTTTTTTTATcattgttgatattttcatgtttcaaaCATGTATTGTTTACCTAGAAATGTGCAAATATACCTCATTGTATCTACTGAATCTGAAAGTGTACGTACAGCAAACcagaagtgtttttttttttcaacgaaGGATATTCATTGTTAGTGTTCAGTGCTGGACATCTTTAAAGTTTTTATCCAGGAATAGTTCAATCACAAGACACAATACAATTTGCTGACAATGGTCGTAACACTCTTACACCCAACAGGGTCTttcaacaacctgactggtctTGCAACAGCCTCTGCCTGCCAGCCTTGTCTGGCTGGCATGTATTGTGAAATGCCAGGGCTCACCTGGCCCACTGGGCTCTGTAAAGCTGGTTATGTCTGCGGAGGTGGTGCCGCAGTAGACGAACCAGGAGATGATGGCTTGAATGGACCCTGCCCAACTGGTCACTATTGCTAAAATGTTGCTAAGTCTTTCTCACTCACTCCGTAGTAACTTACAGTAGCTATTCCTCTCACTTCTACCGCTTGAGGGCGTCCTTCCATAGTACTATAAAAAGCCTGAACAGGCTACCAGGTGTCATTACCTTTCATCACGCTTGAACGGTAACATCTCCACAAGTGTTACCGGTCGTTCCTTCACGATGTCCGACTCTAAATCGTCGTCGAAGAGAGGCAAGAAGCCCGGTAAATCTCCCGCTCCTGTTACTCAGCCGGAAGAAAAACGGGACTCTTTGCCATTAGCCAACGAGGATAGCACGCATAGCAGTGGCGGTATTGCTACACCGACTGAAGCTAGTGCTACCTCGCAGTTATGCGATAGAGAAAGTGCTCCGTCGTCTAGCTTGAGCCAAGACTCAATTCGCCAGATTGCAACCCAAGTGGCGCAGATATTTGGTCAGCAAGGTATGTTCGCCACACCTTTGCCATTCTATCAGCCAGGTGATAGCGTTGCAGCCGGTTCAACGCACGTTGCTGTCAGTGGGCCGCCATCTTGTGCGTCTACGTGTCAGGCTCATCCTACGGTCAGACCTGGCTCCAGCCGCAAGTTTCCTACAGTGGATGCTCCAGTTCCTCACAAACGTAGGCGTATTATTGAAATAGAGGCTGATAGTTCCGATAATTTTGATTCAGATGCCTCCGAAATTTCTGACGTGCCGTCTTCGCTACCTATAACTATTACTACTATGAACGAGCCTGACCAGGACGAATCCCCGTCTGTGTATGCTGACGTGCCTGACTATCATACGGGCGTTCCAGGTTGGAATATGACAACGGAAACAGCTGAGTGGTTTATGAAAAGGGCAGACCGTCCATTACCTCAAGCCGTTATCCAGCAGTTGCAGCAGAAGTATTCTGTTTCTGACCAGTTTGAGCCATTTTTCAGGGCACAGGAGCTACCGTCATCGGTCCGCAACCTGATAAAGTCAAGTAAGTCTACTTACCGTAATCACGACCGTCCATATTACAAGGTTCACCAGGCTTTCAATTTGGCTGTGCGTCCTGTTCTCCAGGCCTTAGAAACCACCATTTCTCCAGATTTCAACCCCAGTCAACACGTACCCTTAGTCCGTGAAGCTCTTGGTGATGCCATACATTTAATGACCACAGCTAGTTATTTGCTGGCAGAAGTTCGCCAAGCTAGGTTGAAACCACTCTTTAGAGACGAGTATAAGGAGTTGCTGCAGGATGCTAAGCCCTCCGCACAGGGATTCTTTGGTGGGAATTTGGTTAAGGCCATAAATAATTCCAAGAAGTCAGTTAATGCTTTTCGTGTCGTCTCCAAGAGCAGTTATAAGTCCGACAGACAGCCATTTTCAAATACCAGCAGATCTGGTCGTTACTACTCGGGGAGGCAGAGTTTTACAGGTAGCCAGCGATCCGATACCCAGGCTTCCAGTTCCAGAGGAGGTAAGAGGTTTCAAAAAGGTGGATTTAAGTCAGCAAAGGGCAGAGGTGGTAACTCCTCTACCAAACAGGATAAGCAGTGACTTGGCAAGTTCATCAATCCCAGTTGCAGGCAGACTACAGTATTTCACTCAGGCTTGGGACAATTACACTCAGAACACTTGGATCAGAAACGTCATTCAGGGTTACAGCTACAGTTAATGTCAACTCCATTTCAGACTTACCAGCCTATCACCACACCTACCTCCAATACCCAGCATTTAATCATCCAGAAAGAGATAGACTCACTTTTGCAGAAGGGAGCCATTGTGCCAGTAAGTCCACAGCAGGATCAGTTTGTGTCAAGAATATTCACAGTGCCCAAACCGTCAGGGGATTACAGAGTAATTATAGACTTAAAGGACCTGAACAAGTTCATCAAGAAGTTATCTTTCAAAATGGAAAGCCATCCAGTCATCGAGCACCTCCTAGGTCAGGATTATTTCATGACTTCAATCGATTTAACAGATGCATACTTCATGATTCCTATCCATCCAGATCATCACAAGTACCTTTGTTTCCAGTGGATAGACCAGCGATACCAGTATGTGTGTCTCCCGTTCGGTCTAACATCCGCTCCAAGAATATTCACCAAGGTAATGAAAATTCCAATTGCACATGCACGCTCACAGGGCATTCTCTGCAGCAGTTTCATCGACGATATCTTCAACACAGCTCAGCACAGAGACAATTGTCAGACAGGCACAGACTTCCTGCTAGATCTCCTTCAGCGTCTTGGCTTCATACCCAACATCCGCAAGTCTCATCTCAGCCCAACTCAGAATCTGTTACATCTAGGCCGCACTTACAACACAGTGGAAATGACTGTTTCCCTACCTCAGGACAAGCTGCAAAAAATCAGGGACTATGCAGGTCATCTCCTAGACAACAGGTTAGTGTCTCTTCGTCAATTAGCAAGAATGTTGGGACTAATAGAGAATGCAAGGGGTTCTATGGTCATCGCTGCATGCCATTACAGACATTTGCAACACCAGTTAATTCACAGTCTAGCTTCAAATTCATGGGAATTTCAGATAATCCTGTCAGCAGAATCAAGGTCAGATCTACTTTGGTGGATTCACCAGGCACCCCTCCACAACAGTCGGCCTCTCCATCCACTACCTCCAGACTTGAAAATCCAGGCAGATGCCTCACTCAGTGGTTGGGGGGCAGTGTGCGGACACCAGTCAACACAGGGTCGATGGACTGTTCAGGAGAAGTCATTCCACATCAACGTACTAGAGACAAAGGCAGCTTTCCTTGCCATTCAGTCATTTGTACAGGACAGATCAGACCTCTCCATAACATTGCAGCTAGACAACACAGCAGCCGTGGCTTATCTAAATCATCAGGGCGGGGTGAAGTCACCAGATCTGTGTGCAGTAGCTCTTCAGGTATGGCAGTTTTGCGAATCTCACAACATAACCCTCACAGTAGAGCATCTTCCGGGGGTCGCAAAATTCCTTGGCGGATCATCAATCCAGAAATTTCAGCGATCAGCACGACTTTCATATAGACCATCACATATTCCAGCAAATTTGCAGCGTTTTCCATACTCCAGAGATAGATTTATTTGCAAGTCGAAATACCGCTCAGTTACCCCTTTATGTGGCATGGAAACCAGATCCCAAGGCTTTTGCAATAGACGCATTCACTATCtcatggacagagagagatttGTACATGTTCCCTCCACATGTTCTGATATTGCGTTGTCTCAGGAAGATTCAACAAGACAAAGCAAGGACTCTGTTTGTTGCACCAGTGTGGAAAACCAAACCCTGGTATCCAGTACTGCTACAGTTAACCTGCAGTTACCCAGTACTTCTACCAGAACACAGAGATTTGCTTCTGGATCCTCACACAGGGAATCCACCCATGTTCAATATGATTCCACTAGCCGTTTGGAAGCTCTCCGCGCACATTACAGAGGTAAGGGACTTTCGCAACAAGCTACTGAAATCCTCATTAAGGCAATTTGCATCAGAACATCAAGGTTGTATGACAGCAGATGGCAGCGTTTTGCAAGCTGGTGTAATCAACGGAATACCAATCCCATTTCATGCTCTGTAACACAGGTAGTGGAATTCCTTACGTACTTATTTGATTCTCATAATCTCGCATATAGTACTCTAAATGGTTACAGGTCTGCCATTTCTTCCGTCCATGAACATGTTGATAATGAGCCCATTGGATCTCATCCTCTTGTTACAACTTTATTCAGAGGATTTTTTCGCATGCGGCCTCCTTTGCCTCGATATCCAGCAATTTGGAGTGTATCTACAGTTTTGAACTATTTGAAGACTCTTCACCCAGCACAAGGTCTCAGCTTGAAGCAACTTACATTGAAGACTTGTATGTTGGTCGCTTTAACTTCTTCAGATAGAGGACAAACTCTGAGTTATTTGGACCTCAGATTCTGTGATATTTCAGATAGAgaatgtatttttattattcCTAATTTGACTAAGACATCGTCTGTTACCAGGCCTTCACGAGTGGTGAAATGCCCAAGTTTTGGTGACAAGTCTTTGGATGTCAGACATTATGTTATGATGTATATAAAGAGAACTACTAAGTTCAGAGATTATGCTGTTTCTACGGGGAGTACCCGGCCTTCCAAGTTGTTCATTTCATTTGTTCAGCCATATAGGGAAGTTACTTCCCAGACTATTGCTAGATGGATTAAGACTACATTGGCCAGTGCAGGCATTGACACAAGTAAGTTTACTGCTCATAGTACCAGGGGAGCAGCAACGTCAGCAGCATTACGACAGGGAGCATCTACTGCCCAGATACTTCAGCTTGGTGACTGGTCCTCAGAATCTACTTTTACAAGATTCTATCGGCGTTACACTGAGAACTCGGAAATTGGACGCCTCATCCTCAGGGCTGCACAAAATCCTGACAGTTCTACTCACCGCTAGGCATCCAGCTACTCAATCAGCTACTGTAAGTTACTACGGAGTGAGTGAGAAAGACTTAGAAAATTTGCCTACCTTAGGACGTCAAATTAAAGTCTTTGAGGGAACGTAGTAGTAACTTACTACGTTCTTCCCTCCCACCCAGCCCGATGCCATCTGGTGGTGAGTTGActtttttattctgattttgtGGCTTGTTTTTACATGCTGTTGTTTCTCCTAGGTTCCACTGGTCCCTGCCTTTGTGCTGTTAGAGATTTTGGTTTTCATACCACAATTTTTTGCACTTTGTTGCATAAATTCCGCACTTTATTGTGCAATATTTAGCTTAATTGCTTAATTGGGTCAGCTTTATTGCTTATGACCTGGGCACCAGCTTTG contains the following coding sequences:
- the LOC139129444 gene encoding uncharacterized protein — its product is MSDSKSSSKRGKKPGKSPAPVTQPEEKRDSLPLANEDSTHSSGGIATPTEASATSQLCDRESAPSSSLSQDSIRQIATQVAQIFGQQGMFATPLPFYQPGDSVAAGSTHVAVSGPPSCASTCQAHPTVRPGSSRKFPTVDAPVPHKRRRIIEIEADSSDNFDSDASEISDVPSSLPITITTMNEPDQDESPSVYADVPDYHTGVPGWNMTTETAEWFMKRADRPLPQAVIQQLQQKYSVSDQFEPFFRAQELPSSVRNLIKSNHHKYLCFQWIDQRYQYVCLPFGLTSAPRIFTKVMKIPIAHARSQGILCSSFIDDIFNTAQHRDNCQTGTDFLLDLLQRLGFIPNIRKSHLSPTQNLLHLGRTYNTVEMTVSLPQDKLQKIRDYAGHLLDNRLVSLRQLARMLGLIENARGSMVIAACHYRHLQHQLIHSLASNSWEFQIILSAESRSDLLWWIHQAPLHNSRPLHPLPPDLKIQADASLSGWGAVCGHQSTQGRWTVQEKSFHINVLETKAAFLAIQSFVQDRSDLSITLQLDNTAAVAYLNHQGGVKSPDLCAVALQVWQFCESHNITLTVEHLPGVAKFLGGSSIQKFQRSARLSYRPSHIPANLQRFPYSRDRFICKSKYRSVTPLCGMETRSQGFCNRRIHYLMDRERFVHVPSTCSDIALSQEDSTRQSKDSVCCTSVENQTLVSSTATVNLQLPSTSTRTQRFASGSSHRESTHVQYDSTSRLEALRAHYRGKGLSQQATEILIKAICIRTSRLYDSRWQRFASWCNQRNTNPISCSVTQVVEFLTYLFDSHNLAYSTLNGYRSAISSVHEHVDNEPIGSHPLVTTLFRGFFRMRPPLPRYPAIWSVSTVLNYLKTLHPAQGLSLKQLTLKTCMLVALTSSDRGQTLSYLDLRFCDISDRECIFIIPNLTKTSSVTRPSRVVKCPSFGDKSLDVRHYVMMYIKRTTKFRDYAVSTGSTRPSKLFISFVQPYREVTSQTIARWIKTTLASAGIDTSKFTAHSTRGAATSAALRQGASTAQILQLGDWSSESTFTRFYRRYTENSEIGRLILRAAQNPDSSTHR